The following are from one region of the Plasmodium gaboni strain SY75 chromosome 12, whole genome shotgun sequence genome:
- a CDS encoding putative pentatricopeptide repeat protein: protein MNSSILFSHLKEFTIRNKKYFLYEESQKNYKSCIVWYMNHYQRLSGSIRRYSNVLGQLVDRKKKNLVNIEKGNEILKSYKRVNLKKILKDGDKKKESYENENIINENIINENIVSENIISENIISENIINENIISENIISDNIVNKAIKYDEGEKRINKNNMNMKNKNIYDINTNSSTFYTHNHINDENVKNSVDELFCTKEKKKQLMKRIIFQNNHDYMHLIERYEEYKAKQEDEFYNSSYEKNEECSSYPSFIKKKEENKCNDDNNNNNVNEKMYEEENNKCKQNNNNNNNNNSNSNNNDVHYYLYEVDKDNEESNVNMHFNFLKKNLNISIFPEIGKKDILESCKRKKNMQNEINKNSDIKNIFNNDIYFWKKRKVHRAIGWDLIPANLKKKDDIIDVSELTYGHLQNCKSEELKEDNNREVVYKDDDNSNNNKITKLLKKQHINEDIEKKIGKENISNIKGISVEENISMEEKKSDMNTQLNDINLNKEECEKKKKSYIQRRVAPCNFLKKLNIYKSDVTLLNDDTFTIQMKKNVDMMWKEDNTEIKKEKEKEEEKKEEEKKEEKKTNKKTHKITNKSMQEQKLIDILLNNDSNLSNVEKMEYNKGEVNKEEQELNKVDIKKEDDEYDEIVEIDSCKNDNMKNNEKNMKYINDSFNNMNGEYDSYEYHDKTYEGIVDNSKNVFKKMKENYDMFKKNNMSPYILEDCEKYINYYYGIEKEEKIKELRKYADMDFYEIMGNGNFSIEDYNMLIKSKILFNKEEEGFHYFNLLKKYDIRINIETYNSLMYTCIVQKNAKLSRLIYLQIIKDLFIPNKNTFCILIKAHILDKDIKSAFHLYRKMIKENIEVDIVIYSTLIDGLIKNKLYKRAEQFFNYIVNYKNVVPDEILYTIMIKNCAYNREAEKCLNYYEIMLSENLRITDITLIEIINCLSRREDYFYKVFYFYNIYVSNEMKINHRLMLYMIIACSNKGNIKRLKEILKTMNKNKIKISDEMYCYIVRTFANNCKDKRVSLSERHNNIKYAWRIIYDLLKGSSIGIKYIDKKKYVGDIDQIICEKENITNNPTDDNKILQTYNKKKNDCVSVDSVNDVYERTEVDSFRSHESINTKLLNSLILLYINCEYYEYAVNMLKYFSYFECVPDYYTFHMLFNMLYYKLKDYSKVLCLYDYMINNTENKPNEKILNLILNCAIQTKSSKNTLFILRQMFTYKIYPSPQMVKKLYHVGRYITEIQILINSMISQQKKDVYEVNLKDNQLIQLNIDEYELNLFKEGKTFKTKTPLDQVREQFFKRKQRIEKEKRMSKNKKSSDWLPYGQYLQSKKKGGEMYARRVDRPRPSALDE, encoded by the coding sequence atgAACAGTTCCATTCTTTTTTCTCATTTGAAAGAATTCAcaataagaaataaaaaatattttttgtatgaAGAATCAcaaaagaattataaaagTTGTATTGTATGGTATATGAACCATTATCAACGTTTAAGTGGATCAATAAGAAGATATTCAAATGTGTTGGGTCAATTAGTTGACcggaaaaaaaaaaacttgGTAAATATAGAAAAGGGTAATgaaattttaaaaagttATAAAAGAGTAAACTTAAAGAAGATATTGAAGGATGGTGATAAAAAGAAGGAGAGttatgaaaatgaaaatattataaatgaaaatattataaatgaaaatattgtaagtgaaaatattataagtgaaaatattataagtgaaaatattataaatgaaaatattataagtgaaaatattataagtGATAATATTGTTAATAAAGCGATTAAGTATGATGAAGGCGAAAAGCGgattaataaaaataatatgaatatgaaaaataaaaacatttatgatataaatacCAATAGTAGTACATTTTATACAcataatcatataaatgatgaaaatgtAAAGAATTCTGTAGATGAATTATTTTGCacaaaagaaaagaaaaaacaactaatgaaaagaattatatttcaGAATAATCATGATTATATGCATTTAATTGAAAGatatgaagaatataaagCAAAACAAGAAGAtgaattttataattccagttatgaaaaaaatgaagaatgTTCATCTTACCCATCctttattaaaaaaaaagaggaaaataaatgtaatgatgataacaacaataataatgtaaatgaaaaaatgtatgaggaagaaaataataaatgtaaacaaaataataataataataataataataatagtaatagtaataataatgatgtgcattattatttatatgaagtagataaagataatgaagaatctaatgtaaatatgcactttaattttttaaaaaaaaatttaaacaTTTCTATATTTCCTGAGATAGGAAAGAAAGATATATTAGAAAGTTGTAAACGTAAGAAGAATATGcaaaatgaaataaataaaaatagtgatataaaaaatatttttaacaatgatatttatttttggAAAAAAAGGAAAGTTCATCGAGCTATTGGTTGGGATTTAATCCCAGCTAATTTGAAAAAGAAGGATGATATCATAGATGTGTCAGAATTGACATATGGTCATTTACAAAATTGTAAATCTGAAGAGCTAAAGgaagataataatagaGAGGTGGTATATAaagatgatgataatagtaataataataagattACTAAATTATTGAAGAAGCAACATATTAATGAGGACATAGAGAAAAAAATaggaaaagaaaatatttctaATATAAAAGGTATCTCCgttgaagaaaatatttctatggaagaaaagaaaagtGATATGAATACACAActtaatgatataaatttaaataaagaagaatgtgaaaaaaaaaaaaaaagttacATACAAAGAAGGGTGGCACCTTGcaattttttaaaaaaattaaatatatataaaagtgATGTAACCCttttaaatgatgataCTTTTACTAttcaaatgaaaaaaaatgtagaTATGATGTGGAAGGAAGATAACACAGAAATtaagaaagaaaaagaaaaagaagaagaaaaaaaagaagaagaaaaaaaagaagaaaaaaaaacaaataaaaaaacacataaaataacaaataaatcAATGCAAGAACAAAAACTAATTGATATccttttaaataatgatagCAATTTGAGTAATGTAGAAAAGATGGAATATAATAAGGGTGAGGTAAATAAAGAAGAGCAGGAATTGAACAAGgtagatataaaaaaagaggATGATGAATATGACGAAATTGTAGAGATTGATAGTTGTAAgaatgataatatgaaaaataatgaaaagaatatgaaatatattaatgatagttttaataatatgaatggAGAGTATGACAGTTACGAATATCATGATAAGACATATGAAGGCATTGTTGATAATAGCAAGAatgtatttaaaaagaTGAAGGAGAATTATGATATGTTCAAGAAGAATAATATGTCaccatatatattagaagattgtgaaaaatatataaattattattatggTATAGAAAAAGAGGAAAAGATTAAAGAGCTTAGAAAATACGCTGATATGGATTTTTACGAAATAATGGGGAATGGTAATTTTAGTATAGAagattataatatgttgATTAAGAGTAagatattatttaataaagaaGAGGAAGgttttcattattttaatttattaaaaaaatatgatataagaataaatatagaaaCATATAACAGTTTAATGTATACATGCATAGTACAAAAAAATGCAAAATTAAGTAggttaatatatttacagATAATAAAAGATTTGTTTATACCTAATAAAAATACGTTTtgtatattaataaaagCTCACATATTAGATAAGGATATAAAGAGTGcatttcatttatatagGAAGATGATAAAAGAGAATATTGAGGTAGATATAGTTATTTATTCAACCTTAATAGATGGcttaataaaaaataaattatataaacgAGCAGAACAgttttttaattatatagtAAATTATAAGAATGTAGTACCAGATgagatattatatacaataatgataaaaaattgtGCATATAATAGAGAAGCCGAAAAATGTTTAAACTATTATGAGATTATGTTATCTGAGAATTTAAGAATAACCGATATAACTTTAATAGAGATAATAAATTGTTTATCAAGGAGGGAagattatttttataaagtgttttatttttataatatatatgtatctaatgaaatgaaaataaatcaCCGTCTAATgttatatatgattatagCATGTTCAAATaaaggaaatataaaaagattAAAGGAGATATTAAAGActatgaataaaaataaaataaaaataagtGATGAAATGTATTGTTATATTGTTAGAACCTTTGCTAATAATTGTAAAGACAAACGTGTTAGTTTAAGTGAGCgtcataataatataaaatacgCATGGAGGATTATATATGACTTACTGAAGGGTTCTTCTATTGgtattaaatatatagataagaaaaaatatgtgGGTGATATAGACCAAATTATATGtgaaaaggaaaatataacaaataacCCTActgatgataataaaattcTTCAGacttataataaaaaaaaaaatgacTGTGTTTCTGTTGATAGTGTTAATGATGTATATGAAAGGACCGAAGTCGATTCTTTTAGATCACATGAGAGTATAAACACTAAACTATTAAATAGtcttatattattatatataaattgtgaatattatgaatatgCAGTAAATATgttgaaatatttttcttattttgAATGTGTTCCAGATTATTATACTTTCCATATGttatttaatatgttatattacAAACTGAAGGATTATAGTAAGGTTCTATgtttatatgattatatgataaataacACAGAAAACAAGCCAAATGAGAAAATATTGAACTTGATATTAAATTGTGCTATACAAACAAAATCATCTAAAAATACTTTGTTTATATTACGTCAGATgtttacatataaaatatatccATCTCCTCAAATGgtaaaaaaattatatcatGTAGGAAGATATATAACAGAGATACAAATACTGATTAACAGTATGATATCTCAACAGAAGAAAGATGTATATGAAgtaaatttaaaagataacCAGTTAATACAATTAAATATAGATGAGTATgaattaaatttatttaaagaaGGAAAAACATTCAAAACTAAAACTCCTTTAGATCAAGTTCGAGAACAGTTCTTTAAACGAAAGCAAAGAAtagaaaaggaaaaaagaatgtctaagaataaaaaatctTCAGATTGGTTGCCATATGGTCAATATCTTCAAAGTAAAAAGAAGGGTGGCGAGATGTATGCAAGGAGGGTAGATAGGCCTCGACCATCAGCACTTGACgaataa
- a CDS encoding putative membrane protein (conserved Plasmodium membrane protein, unknown function) — protein sequence MSEKKSLISEILTEAEILELGLNSSMMKYCSCPFILNKKYFVKICISYLITTFLFFCVYITLIILLIYSGKTELNKSILLIIYVYIFILFYIDLLISNNIKYDLIKKYNIKEVRKRIYDKYISNSKKKTNTINNDINNKKNNNVDEEIQNNMGSNKNTNIDDIYIDDNINRDDNINRDDNINRDDDNINIANYVDSHNSSDSYKNLFNNNNVDDHEENFKLRCDKKKKRKKENTQGLYIVKKKEKVPKTKKEKIFSNERYYITEEKDMNQYHHITNNESRLTLNENFYNYNLYDLKDVNNVINIELLKYIQYENNNYSIKNKKYDIFLIIAGLINQINIFFDLVFLFYLYDYSINLFFISIFIYLYYFVHICIIIKLSSNIILLLFRIYKKSMHRSYRKKIKYCKYLASYVYYKMKRAFAWILRNMIELRTNDKNINERKSKIFFSKYTNYNSWSIFYNDNSCLTCEINSIPLIDETDSEYEEILRKKIYSHKTSRKKHKHNHEYEKALLPTHVQIIANMSSFLSYYHILNILKMKFLSAHNIYAHITFTIVFFVWKLLYTDIVLCLLKIFFLFYTEDVLSITLFLLISVVNIVNSYLINLLDHNLLNDINM from the exons atgAGTGAAAAGAAATCGCTAATATCTGAAATTTTAACTGAGGCTGAAATTTTAGAATTGGGATTAAATAGTAGTATGATGAAATATTGTTCATGtccttttattttgaataaaaaatattttgtaaaaatatgtatatcatatttaataacaacatttttatttttttgtgtttatattactcttataattcttttaatatatagTGGAAAGACAGAATTAAACAaatctatattattaattatatatgtttatatctttattttgttttatatcGATTTACTTataagtaataatataaaatatgatcttattaaaaaatataatataaaagagGTTCGTAAGAGGATATATGACAAGTATATTAGCAactcaaaaaaaaaaacaaacactataaataatgatattaataataagaagaataataatgtaGATGAGGAGATCCAGAATAATATGGGCTCCAAcaaaaatacaaatatagatgatatatatatagatgataatataaatagagatgataatataaatagagatgataatataaatagagatgatgataatataaatattgcTAATTATGTAGATAGTCATAATAGTTCAGATAGTTATAAGAATCTATTTAATAACAACAATGTTGATGATCATGAAGAGAATTTTAAACTTCGTTgtgataaaaaaaaaaaaagaaaaaaagaaaacacACAAGGATTATATATcgtaaaaaaaaaagaaaaagtgcccaaaacaaaaaaggaaaaaatattttcaaatgaaagatattatataacagaagaaaaagatatgAACCAATATCATCATATTACAAATAATGAAAGTAGATTAACTTTGAATGagaatttttataattataatttatatgatttaaaagatgttaataatgttataaatatagaattattaaaatatattcaatatgagaataataattattctataaaaaataaaaaatatgatatatttcTAATAATTGCAGGATTAATtaatcaaataaatatattttttgatcTTGTATTcttgttttatttatatgattatagTATAAatctattttttattagcatatttatttatctatattattttgtacatatatgtattattataaaattatctTCAAATATCAtccttttattatttaggatatataaaaaatcaATGCATCGTTcatatagaaaaaaaattaaatattgTAAATATTTAGCGTCCTATGTGTATTACAAGATGAAGAGGGCTTTCGCAT GGATTTTAAGAAATATGATTGAACTAAGAACCAATgacaaaaatataaacgAAAGAAAGTcgaaaatattttttagCAAATATACAAACTATAATAGTTGGagtattttttataatgataattcTTGCTTAACATGTGAAATTAATAGTATACCTTTAATAGATGAAACAGATTCAgaatatgaagaaatattaagaaaaaaaatttatagTCATAAGACCTCTagaaaaaaacataaaCATAATCATGAATATGAAAAAGCTCTATTACCTACACACGTGCAAATTATTGCTAACATGTCAAGCTTTTTATcttattatcatattttaaatattttaaaaatg AAATTTTTATCTGCCCATAATATTTATGCGCACATTACTTTTACAATAGTATTCTTTGTTTG gaAACTTCTTTATACCGATATTGTGCTTTGTCtcttaaaaattttttttctcttttatACTGAAGACGTTTTATCTATAACCCTCTTCTTATTAATTTCAGTTGTGAATATTGtaaattcatatttaataaatttacTCGACCACAATTTATTAAACGAcataaatatgtaa